The Juglans regia cultivar Chandler chromosome 16, Walnut 2.0, whole genome shotgun sequence nucleotide sequence AAGAACCCAGGCTATGACTAAATGGATGAGGAACAAAGTTGCTTGTGTCTTTCAAGTGGAAGCTTTTCCATCTCAAGACCACCATGGTCAGAGAGAGAGGCATTTTCCCCACCAGTCTCAGCCCTTTTAATCTCATCTAAAGCTCTTTTCGCATAAACAGTGAATGCAATTGTTATCACAATTGCGATGATGAAGGAGATGATGTTGTATATGATTTCCACCGTAGTCAGGTGGAGGTTCCCATACTTTGCATCTGCTAATGTCCTTATTAACCGGCCACTGCAAAGAACAGCCAACATGGTTTAACACATATCCACATTTATATgtttgtatatgtatataaatgtgTGCATGTGTCTGCGTCTGCGTGTAAATGGAACCAGTGAAAGTCACTATTAGATGAAatatggaaaaaggaaaagtaataaataatgaattttatCAGGCCAACTATATAATTGTCAATAGATTTCTGACCATATTTGGTTGTGACTTATGTTTTTACCATCAACAAATAATAGAGAATAGAAAGACCTCTTATCTTTTACcacgttttatttttctttgaactACGATCAGggcaaaacaatcaaacttAGGAATTCAGAGCACAGACCTATAGATATAAATGAAAGCTTCTGGAACCATGCCAGCAACTGATCCACATAAGTAGGGCCAAAACCTCATACTTGTTACCACAATTGCATAGTTAAAAATTGTGTATGGAAATGGAGAAACCCGAAAGAGAGCAACCACTTTGAATTGATGGAACCAGCTTCCTTCTCCAGCAACTCTAATCATTTCAGCTTTCTGGGGCCATCTCATTAACCATTGCTGCACAATGAACAACAGATAGATCAGAGACAGATGCATAAAACTGTTTCCCACCtcattaaatcataaaaagtaagaTAATAGCAATACAAGTATTCTCAAGTCTTACTTGAATACGGTCGTGGAACAGAAGTCCAATTAAATAGGGGAGGATCATCCCAATGGTTGTTCCAACCATGATTATGACAAAACCAATCccatatccaaaaatcatccCAGCCAGCCACATGGAAGGGCCAGAAGGGATTAAGAACACAGGGAAAAGAGCCAGAGAAGCAACAAGCACAAGGCCAAGAACTGGACGGCCAAAGGCAGTGGCTTCCCATTGCATGAAGGGGAAGAGTACCTACAGTGAAATTGATAAAGATTCAGATAAAATTAAGCACAAAGATTTAGAGCTTccacaggaaaaaaaattactgcATAAATGAtggcataattttattttatttttggtctgTTATTTGGAATTTAACATGATATTCGGCATACTTTCCTAAATAGCAggaggataattttaaaatggCATTTTCATAACTTTTGAGTGCTTTCTCTAGTTGTCTGTTTAGAGAGCTTTTATTTTCAATCATACttgaatgtcaaaaataaaaataaaaatcaaagctGACGAGCAAGTATACCAATGTTTTGTTGACCTTAGATATGCCAGTGCAACCCATATAATATTGTAGCATATAATATTGCAGATTTAATGGAAGGGGGTAGCTTTGAATGTTTGTCATTTTGGATGGATCGATGAGGAACAGATCCAACACGACCATCAGTTTGTGTCCCTAGTAAAGTCCCAGAACAAATGTGGTCACACTGGCACCCTCTCAGAGCACTTGGCATCCATCAACATCTCGAATGCCGTCTGTACCAACTCTATCCACCTCCCAATGTACCAGATCTATGTCAAGTATATCAAAGGGTTGCTTTGTGATTTGGTTCTAtttgggtcattttggtgtagaGAATAATTTTGAAGTTGAATTTTATATGATGGATTTTGGTGATTGGAAATGTAATATTCTGATGCAGTTTGTCTATAAAGAGAGAGTGTGTGACACGTATTTTATCAATGTTTTTAAGTTGAGTTGTACTGTGAAACACGGAGAAAAACCCACACGAGGGAAAACAGTTTCATAGACTAAAACCTTACActctattcattactgttccaatatatataacatacaaTTGACAATCATACCCTCACAATTTATACATATAACAATAATGCCctctaacactccccctcaagttggggcatatatatcatataagaaaaattatattcataagcctcacacaccacacatcaccatttttgttattcttttaattttttctcttaccaaatgtgtgatatatggatgatgagtaaaagaatttaattattttaagaagaataaaaccaaaaaaaaaataaaaaattttaaaaataaaaaaataaaagaagttgtgtgtggtgtgtggtgtgtggggctTATGAATAACAAAGCTCATCATATAAACCCAACTTGGAACAAATCAACTTTAACTGACTATGACACACAGACTTAAGTACTGcctggatagtgagttgagatgagatgagatgagatgagttgaaatgaaagttgaaaattgaataaaatattgttagaatattattttttaatattattattgttttaaaatttgaaaaagttaaattgtttattatattttgtatggaaatttgaaaatattgtaatgatgagatgagataagattaaataCTTTCAccatccaaacggggccttagtaAACACATCTGCAAGTTGATCAGCAGACTTCACAAAAGGTATAGAAATGTCAACACTCAATATCTTATCTCGAATGAAGTGAATCAATCTCTAGGTTTTTAATCCTCTCATGGAACACAGGATTAGAGGCAATATGCAGTGtagcttgattatcacaaaataacttACGTAGAACAAGAGCTGAAAATCCAATCTCTTGAAGGAAGTGTTGCAACCATGTCAACTCACTGATAGTGTGAGTCATTGCCCTATATTCAGCTTCTACACTAGAACGTGCTACTACTGTTTGTTTCTAACTCTTCCATGTACCCATGTTACCTCTCAAAAAGGTACAGTATTCATGAGTAGATCTTCTATTTGAAGAAGACCCTACCCAATCAGCATTTGAAAGGCTTCAACTATAAAATGTTCATTTGGCCTATACAACAAACCAAGGTCAGGAGCTCGCTTAAGATAACGAATAATATGAACTACAGCATCCCAATGTGAGACCCTGGGTGTTTTTAGAAATTGACTTCACTACACTCACTACATACGAGATGTCAGGTCTAAtgatagtaagataattcaatttcCCAACAAATCGTCGATGCCTACTTGGATCTTCAAACAACTTCCCTTCTTCCTACAAGAGTTTACGATTTGGATCTATAGGGGTATCAATAGGTCATGCACCCAACATGCCAATTCTTCCAAAAGGtcaagtacatttttttttttttttgacatagGCTACTACCTTTTTTAGATCTGCCAACTTCAATCCCAAGGAAATATCTAAACTT carries:
- the LOC109000905 gene encoding transmembrane protein 64: MPSSSVDLARHANSAHHVRENSEFARLVISCEPSSVEADVLQAQAEARTKCFMWWVKALLWCMVIIIFLLMFLKWGLPFLFEKVLFPFMQWEATAFGRPVLGLVLVASLALFPVFLIPSGPSMWLAGMIFGYGIGFVIIMVGTTIGMILPYLIGLLFHDRIQQWLMRWPQKAEMIRVAGEGSWFHQFKVVALFRVSPFPYTIFNYAIVVTSMRFWPYLCGSVAGMVPEAFIYIYSGRLIRTLADAKYGNLHLTTVEIIYNIISFIIAIVITIAFTVYAKRALDEIKRAETGGENASLSDHGGLEMEKLPLERHKQLCSSSI